The following proteins are co-located in the Gorilla gorilla gorilla isolate KB3781 chromosome 18, NHGRI_mGorGor1-v2.1_pri, whole genome shotgun sequence genome:
- the LOC115933223 gene encoding serine/arginine repetitive matrix protein 2 isoform X6 translates to MLKNKTRILVTQSMSYLPQVDVIIVMSGGKISEMGSYQELLARDGAFAEFLRTYASTEQEQDAEENVTLRNPGSSGRKERPEAGTGSWLGRTRNQVINTLADHHHRGTDFGGSPWLDIIIEFPRSYKVVIILWTVYLWLSFLKTIFQSEKGHDGSTDVQQRAWRSNRRRQEGLRSICMHTKKRVSSFPGNKIGRKDVITLWRHVKTKVTPKIRKMKVTAKINHHDKISGKRKTAKKQKMFQRAQELRRRAEDYHKRKIPPSARKPLCNWVRMAAAEHRHSSGLPHWPYLTAETLKNRMGHQPPPPTQQHSITDNSLSLKTRAECLVYPLPPSADDNLTTPPECFLTPLPPSAPPSADDNLKTPPLATQEAEAEKPPKPERERAADVEPPPKPERRRAADVQPSRKPERQRTTDVQPSRKPERRRAAVDKTPAEFLVYPLPPSADDNLETPLECLLAPLPPSRLSPAPPSADDKTPAEFLVYPLPPSADDNLETPLECLLTPLPPSPPPSAPPSADDNLKTPPLATQEAEAEKPPKPERQRAADVEPPPKPERRRAADVQPSRKPERRRAADVQPSRKPERRRTTDVQPSRKPERRRAAVDKTPAEFLVYPLPPSADDNLEMPLECLLTPLPPSPPPSAPPSADDNLKTPPLATQEAEAEKPPKPERQRAADVEPPPKPERRRAADVQPSRKPERRRAAVDKTPAEFLVYPLPPSADDNLEMPLECLLTPLPPSPPPSADDNLKTPPLATQEAEAEKPPKPERQRAADVEPPPKPERRRAADVQPSWKPERRRTTDVQPSRKPERRRAAVDKTPAEFLVYPLPPSADDNLEMPLECLLTPLPPSPPPSAPPSADDNLKTPPLATQEAEAEKPPKPERQRAADVEPPPKPERRRAADVQPSRKPERRRAAVDKTPAEFLVYPLPPSADDNLEMPLECLLTPLPPSPPPSADDNLKTPPLATQEAEAEKPPKPERQRAADVEPPPKPERRRAADVQPSWKPERRRTTDVQPSRKPERRRAAVDKTPAEFLVYPLPPSADDNLEMPLECLLTPLPPSPPPSAPPSADDNLKTPPLATQEAEAEKPPKPEKQRAADVEPPPKPERRRAADVQPSRKPERRRAADVQPSRKPERWRTTDVQPSRKPERRRAAVDKTPAEFLVYPLPPSADDNLEMPLECLLTPLPPSPPPSAPPSADDNLKTPPLATQEAEAEKPPKPERQRAADVEPPPKPERRRAADVQPSRKPERRRAAVDKTPAEFLVYPLPPSADDNLEMPLECLLTPLPPSPPPSADDNLKTPPLATQEAEAEKPPKPERQRAADVEPPPKPERRRAADVQPSWKPERRRTTDVQPSRKPERRRAAVDKTPAEFLVYPLPPSADDNLEMPLECLLTPLPPSPPPSAPPSADDNLKTPPLATQEAEAEKPPKPERQRAADVEPPPKPERRRAADVQPSRKPERRRAADVQPSWKPERRRTTDVQPSRKPERRRAAVDKTPAEFLVYPLPPSADDNLETPLECLLAPLPPSRLSPAPPSADDKTPAEFLVYPLPPSADDNLETPLECLLTPLPPSPPPSAPPSADDNLKTPPLATQEAEAEKPPKPERQRAADVEPPPKPERRRAADVQPSRKPERRRAADVQPSWQPERRRTTDVQPSRKPERRRAAVDKTPAEFLVYPLPPSADDNLETPLECLLAPLPPSRLSPAPPSADDKTPAEFLVYPLPPSADDNLETPLECLLTPLPPSPPPSAPPSADDNLKTPPLATQEAEAEKPPKPERQRAADVEPPPKPERRRAADVQPSRKPERRRAADVQPSWKPERRRTTDVQPSRKPERRRAAVDKTPAEFLVYPLPPSADDNLETPLECLLAPLPPSRLSPAPPSADDKTPAEFLVYPLPPSADDNLETPLECLLTPLPPSPPPSAPPSADDNLKTPPLATQEAEAEKPPKPERQRAADVEPPPKPERRRATDVQPSRKPERRRTADVQPSWKPERRRTTDVQPSRKPERRRAAVDKTPAEFLVYPLPPSADDNLETPLECLLTPLPPSPPSSAPPSADDNLKTPPLATQEAEAGKPPKPERERAADVEPPPKPERRRAADVQPALKPERRRAADVQPSRKPERRRAAVDKTPAEFLVYPLPPSADDNLKMPLECLLTPLPPSPPSSAPPSADDNLKTPPLATQEAEAEKPPKPERRSAADAQPSLKPERRSAADVQPSPKPERRRAADLESPPKPERRRAADLESPPKPERRRAADTQPSPKPERRRAADLESPPKPERRSAADLESPPKPERRRAADVQPSLKPERRSAADAQPSPKPERRRATDLESPPKLERRSAADAQPSPKPDRRRATDVESPPKLERRSAADAQPSPKPERRSAADAQPSPKPERRRAADLESPPKPERRRAADLESPPKPERRRAADAQPSPKPERRRAADAQPSPKPERRSAADTQPSPKPERRRAADAQPSPKPERRSAADAQPSPKPERRSAADAEPSSPEPKRRRVADEPPCKPPRKPKRRRAADRERPRKPPRKPKRWSAAEAQPSPKPERRSATDTEPPRKPKRRRAADRKPSSPEPKRRRVADVEPPHKPKRRRVADVRRPRKPPRKPKRWSAAKAQPSPKPEGRSAAEAQPSPKPEGRSAADAQPSPKPEGRSAADAQPSPKPEGRSAAEAQPSPKPEGRSAADAQPSPKPEGRSAADAQPSPKPEGRSAADAQPSPKPEGRSAADAQASPKPERRSAADLESPPQPERRSTADAQASPKSERRSAAEAQPSPKPERRSAADTQPSLKPERRSVADTQPSPKPERRSVADTQPSPKPERRSVADTQPSPKPERRSVADLESPPKPERRSAAEAQPSPKPERRSAADTQPSPKPERRSVADTQPSPKPERRSVADLESPPKPERRSAADLESPPKPERRSAAEAQPSPKPERRSAADTQSSSKPERRSVADTQPSPKPERRSAADTQPSPKPERRSVADTQPSPKPERRSVADLESPPKPERRSAADLESPPKPERRSAAEAQPSPKPERRSAADTQSSSKPERRSVADTQPSPKPERRSAADTQPSPKPERRSVADTQPSPKPERRSVADTQPSLKPERRSVADLESPPKPERRSAAEAQPSPKPERRSAADTQPSPKPERRSVADTQPSPKPERRSVADLESPPKPERRSAAEAQLSPKPERRSAADSQPSPKPKRRSAADTQPSSKPERRSAADAQLSPKPERQSAADAQPSPKPERRSAAADTQPSPKPERRSAADAQPSPKPERRSAAELESPPEPERRSAADAQPSPKPERRSAADAQPSPKPERRSAADAQPSPKPERRSAADAEPPRKRKRRRAADIELSSPEPKRRRIGDVERPRKPKRPRAADVEPSLPEPKRRRVGDVELPRKRKRPQAADVEPSLPEPKRRRLN, encoded by the exons GAAAATGTTTCAACGTGCGCAAGAGTTGCGGCGGCGGGCAGAGGACTACCACAAACGCAAA ATCCCCCCTTCTGCAAGAAAGCCTCTTTGCAACTGG GTCAGAATGGCGGCAGCGGAGCATCGTCATTCTTCAGGATTGCCCCACTGGCCCTACCTCAcagctgaaactttaaaaaacaggatGGGCCACCAGCCACCTCCTCCAACTCAACAACATTCTATAACTGATAACTCCCTGAGCCTCAAGACACGTGCCGAAtgtctggtctatccccttccaccctcagcggatgataatctcacgACGCCTCCCGAGTgtttcctcactcctcttccaccctcagctccaccctcagcggatgataatctcaagacacctcccttagctactcaggaggctgaggcagaaaaaccacccaaacccgagagagagagggccgctgacgtggaaccaccaccgaaacccgagaggcggagggccgctgacgtgcaaccatcacggaaacccgagaggcagaggaccactgacgtgcaaccatcacggaaacccgagaggcggagggccgcagtggataagacacctgccgagtttctggtctatccccttccaccctcagcggatgataatctcgaaacgcctctcgagtgtctcctcgctcctcttccaccctcacgtctatccccagctccaccctcagcggatgataagacacctgccgagtttctggtctatccccttccaccctcagcggatgataatctcgaaacgcctctcgagtgtctcctcactcctcttccaccctcacctccaccctcagctccaccctcagcagatgataatctcaagacacctcccttagctactcaggaggctgaggcagaaaaaccacccaaacccgagagacagagggccgctgatgtggaaccaccaccgaaacccgagaggcggagggccgctgacgtgcaaccatcacggaaacccgagaggcggagggcggctgacgtgcaaccatcacggaaacccgagaggcggaggaccactgacgtgcaaccatcacggaaacccgagaggcggagggccgcagtggataagacacctgccgagtttctggtctatccccttccaccctcagcggatgataatctcgaaatgcctctcgagtgtctcctcactcctcttccaccctcacctccaccctcagctccaccctcagcggatgataatctcaagacacctcccttagctactcaggaggctgaggcagaaaaaccacccaaacccgagagacagagggccgctgacgtggaaccaccaccgaaacccgagaggcggagggccgctgacgtgcaaccatcacggaaacccgagaggcggagggccgcagtggataagacacctgccgagtttctggtctatccccttccaccctcagcggatgataatctcgaaatgcctctcgagtgtctcctcactcctcttccaccctcacctccaccctcagcggatgataatctcaagacacctcccttagctactcaggaggctgaggcagaaaaaccacccaaacccgagagacagagggccgctgacgtggaaccaccaccgaaacccgagaggcggagggccgctgacgtgcaaccatcatggaaacccgagaggcggaggaccactgacgtgcaaccatcacggaaacccgagaggcggagggccgcagtggataagacacctgccgagtttctggtctatccccttccaccctcagcggatgataatctcgaaatgcctctcgagtgtctcctcactcctcttccaccctcacctccaccctcagctccaccctcagcggatgataatctcaagacacctcccttagctactcaggaggctgaggcagaaaaaccacccaaacccgagagacagagggccgctgacgtggaaccaccaccgaaacccgagaggcggagggccgctgacgtgcaaccatcacggaaacccgagaggcggagggccgcagtggataagacacctgccgagtttctggtctatccccttccaccctcagcggatgataatctcgaaatgcctctcgagtgtctcctcactcctcttccaccctcacctccaccctcagcggatgataatctcaagacacctcccttagctactcaggaggctgaggcagaaaaaccacccaaacccgagagacagagggccgctgacgtggaaccaccaccgaaacccgagaggcggagggccgctgacgtgcaaccatcatggaaacccgagaggcggaggaccactgacgtgcaaccatcacggaaacccgagaggcggagggccgcagtggataagacacctgccgagtttctggtctatccccttccaccctcagcggatgataatctcgaaatgcctctcgagtgtctcctcactcctcttccaccctcacctccaccctcagctccaccctcagcggatgataatctcaagacacctcccttagctactcaggaggctgaggcagaaaaaccacccaaacccgagaaacagagggccgctgacgtggaaccaccaccgaaacccgagaggcggagggccgctgacgtgcaaccatcacggaaacccgagaggcggagggccgctgacgtgcaaccatcacggaaacccgagaggtggaggaccactgacgtgcaaccatcacggaaacccgagaggcggagggccgcagtggataagacacctgccgagtttctggtctatccccttccaccctcagcggatgataatctcgaaatgcctctcgagtgtctcctcactcctcttccaccctcacctccaccctcagctccaccctcagcggatgataatctcaagacacctcccttagctactcaggaggctgaggcagaaaaaccacccaaacccgagagacagagggccgctgacgtggaaccaccaccgaaacccgagaggcggagggccgctgacgtgcaaccatcacggaaacccgagaggcggagggccgcagtggataagacacctgccgagtttctggtctatccccttccaccctcagcggatgataatctcgaaatgcctctcgagtgtctcctcactcctcttccaccctcacctccaccctcagcggatgataatctcaagacacctcccttagctactcaggaggctgaggcagaaaaaccacccaaacccgagagacagagggccgctgacgtggaaccaccaccgaaacccgagaggcggagggccgctgacgtgcaaccatcatggaaacccgagaggcggaggaccactgacgtgcaaccatcacggaaacccgagaggcggagggccgcagtggataagacacctgccgagtttctggtctatccccttccaccctcagcggatgataatctcgaaatgcctctcgagtgtctcctcactcctcttccaccctcacctccaccctcagctccaccctcagcggatgataatctcaagacacctcccttagctactcaggaggctgaggcagaaaaaccacccaaacccgagagacagagggccgctgacgtggaaccaccaccgaaacccgagaggcggagggccgctgacgtgcaaccatcacggaaacccgagaggcggagggccgctgacgtgcaaccatcatggaaacccgagaggcggaggaccactgacgtgcaaccatcacggaaacccgagaggcggagggccgcagtggataagacacctgccgagtttctggtctatccacttccaccctcagcggatgataatctcgaaacgcctctcgagtgtctcctcgctcctcttccaccctcacgtctatccccagctccaccctcagcggatgataagacacctgccgagtttctggtctatccccttccaccctcagcggatgataatctcgaaacgcctctcgagtgtctcctcactcctcttccaccctcacctccaccctcagctccaccctcagcggatgataatctcaagacacctcccttagctactcaggaggctgaggcagaaaaaccacccaaacccgagagacagagggccgctgacgtggaaccaccaccgaaacccgagaggcggagggccgctgacgtgcaaccatcacggaaacccgagaggcggagggccgctgacgtgcaaccatcatggcaacccgagaggcggaggaccactgacgtgcaaccatcacggaaacccgagaggcggagggccgcagtggataagacacctgccgagtttctggtctatccacttccaccctcagcggatgataatctcgaaacgcctctcgagtgtctcctcgctcctcttccaccctcacgtctatccccagctccaccctcagcggatgataagacacctgccgagtttctggtctatccccttccaccctcagcggatgataatctcgaaacgcctctcgagtgtctcctcactcctcttccaccctcacctccaccctcagctccaccctcagcggatgataatctcaagacacctcccttagctactcaggaggctgaggcagaaaaaccacccaaacccgagagacagagggccgctgacgtggaaccaccaccgaaacccgagaggcggagggccgctgacgtgcaaccatcacggaaacccgagaggcggagggccgctgacgtgcaaccatcatggaaacccgagaggcggaggaccactgacgtgcaaccatcacggaaacccgagaggcggagggccgcagtggataagacacctgccgagtttctggtctatccacttccaccctcagcggatgataatctcgaaacgcctctcgagtgtctcctcgctcctcttccaccctcacgtctatccccagctccaccctcagcggatgataagacacctgccgagtttctggtctatccccttccaccctcagcggatgataatctcgaaacgcctctcgagtgtctcctcactcctcttccaccctcacctccaccctcagctccaccctcagcggatgataatctcaagacacctcccttagctactcaggaggctgaggcagaaaaaccacccaaacccgagagacagagggccgctgacgtggaaccaccaccgaaacccgagaggcggagggccactgacgtgcaaccatcacggaaacccgagaggcggaggaccgctgacgtgcaaccatcatggaaacccgagaggcggaggaccactgacgtgcaaccatcacggaaacccgagaggcggagggccgcagtggataagacacctgccgagtttctggtctatccccttccaccctcagcggatgataatctcgaaacgcctctcgagtgtctcctcactcctcttccaccctcacctccatcctcagctccaccctcagcggatgataatctcaagacacctcccttagctactcaggaggctgaggcaggaaaaccacccaaacccgagagagagagggccgctgacgtggaaccaccaccgaaacccgagaggcggagggccgctgacgtgcaaccagcactgaaacccgagaggcggagggccgctgacgtgcaaccatcacggaaacccgagaggcggagggccgcagtggataagacacctgccgagtttctggtctatcctcttccaccctcagcggatgataatctcaaaatgcctctcgagtgtctccttactcctcttccaccctcacctccatcctcagctccaccctcagcggatgataatctcaagacacctcccttagctactcaggaggctgaggcagaaaaaccaccgaaacccgagaggcggagcgccgctgacgcgcagccgtcgctgaaacccgagaggcggagcgccgctgacgtgcagccgtcgccgaaacctgagaggcggagggccgctgacctggaatcaccaccgaaacccgagaggcggagggccgctgacctggaatcaccaccgaaacctgagaggcggagggccgctgacacgcaaccatcaccgaaacccgagaggcggagggccgctgacctggaatcaccaccgaaacccgagaggcggagcgccgctgacctggaatcaccaccgaaacccgagaggcggagggccgctgacgtgcaaccatcactgaaacccgagaggcggagcgccgctgacgcgcagccgtcgccgaaacctgagaggcggagggccactgacctggaatcaccaccgaaactcgagaggcggagcgccgctgacgcgcagccgtcgccgaaacctgaCAGGCGGAGGGCCACTGAcgtggaatcaccaccgaaactcgagaggcggagcgccgctgacgcgcaaccatcaccgaaacccgagaggcggagcgccgctgatgcgcagccgtcgccgaaacctgagaggcggagggccgctgacctggaatcaccaccaaaacccgagaggcggagggccgctgacctggaatcaccaccgaaacccgagaggcggagggccgctgacgcgcaaccatcaccgaaacctgagaggcggagggccgctgacgcgcaaccatcaccgaaacccgagaggcggagcgccgctgacacgcagccatcaccaaaacctgagaggcggagggccgctgacgcgcagccatcaccgaaacccgagaggcggagcgccgctgacgcgcagccatcaccgaaacccgagaggcggagcgccgctgacgcggaaccatcatcacccgaacccaagaggcggagggtcgctgacgAACCGCCATGCAAACCCCCAcgcaaacccaagaggcggagggccgctgacagGGAACGGCCACGCAAACCCCCACgcaaacccaagaggtggagcgccgctgaggcgcagccgtcgccgaaacctgagaggcggagcgccaCTGACACGGAACCTCCACGCaagcccaagaggcggagggccgctgaccggaaaccatcatcacccgaacccaagaggcggagggtcgctgacgtggaaccgCCACACAAACCCAAGAGGCGCAGGGTCGCTGACGTGAGACGGCCACGCAAACCCCCACgcaaacccaagaggtggagcgcCGCtaaggcgcagccgtcgccgaaacccgaggggcggagcgccgctgaggcgcagccgtcgccgaaacccgaggggcggagcgccgctgacgcgcagccgtcgccgaaacccgaggggcggagcgccgctgacgcgcagccgtcgccgaaacccgaggggcggagcgccgctgaggcgcagccgtcgccgaaacccgaggggcggagcgccgctgacgcgcagccgtcgccgaaacccgaggggcggagcgccgctgacgcgcagccgtcgccgaaacccgaggggcggagcgccgctgacgcgcagccgtcgccgaaacccgaggggcggagcgccgctgacgcgcaggcgtcgccgaaacccgagaggcggagcgccgctgacctggaatcaccaccgcaacccgagaggcggagcaccGCTGACGCGCAAGCATCACCGAaatccgagaggcggagcgccgctgaggcgcagccgtcgccgaaacccgagaggcggagcgccgctgacacgcagccatcactgaaacctgagaggcggagcgtcgctgacacgcagccatcaccgaaacccgagaggcggagcgtcgctgacacgcagccatcaccgaaacctgagaggcggagcgtcgctgacacgcagccatcaccgaaacccgagaggcggagcgtcgctgacctggaatcaccaccgaaacccgagaggcggagcgccgctgaggcgcagccgtcgccgaaacccgagaggcggagcgccgctgacacgcagccatcaccgaaacctgagaggcggagcgtcgctgacacgcagccatcaccgaaacctgagaggcggagcgtcgctgacctggaatcaccaccgaaacccgagaggcggagcgccgctgacctggaatcaccaccgaaacccgagaggcggagcgccgctgaggcgcagccgtcgccgaaacccgagaggcggagcgccgctgacacgcAGTCATCatcgaaacccgagaggcggagcgtcgctgacacgcagccatcaccgaaacccgagaggcggagcgccgctgacacgcagccatcaccgaaacctgagaggcggagcgtcgctgacacgcagccatcaccgaaacctgagaggcggagcgtcgctgacctggaatcaccaccgaaacccgagaggcggagcgccgctgacctggaatcaccaccgaaacccgagaggcggagcgccgctgaggcgcagccgtcgccgaaacccgagaggcggagcgccgctgacacgcAGTCATCatcgaaacccgagaggcggagcgtcgctgacacgcagccatcaccgaaacccgagaggcggagcgccgctgacacgcagccatcaccgaaacctgagaggcggagcgtcgctgacacgcagccatcaccgaaacctgagaggcggagcgtcgctgacacgcagccatcactgaaacccgagaggcggagcgtcgctgacctggaatcaccaccgaaacccgagaggcggagcgccgctgaggcgcagccgtcgccgaaacccgagaggcggagcgccgctgacacgcagccatcaccgaaacctgagaggcggagcgtcgctgacacgcagccatcaccgaaacctgagaggcggagcgtcgctgacctggaatcaccaccgaaacccgagaggcggagcgccgctgaggcgcagctgtcgccgaaacccgagaggcggagcgccgctgactcgcagccgtcgccgaaacccaagaggcggagcgccgctgacacgcagccatcatcgaaacccgagaggcggagcgccgctgacgcgcagctgtcgccgaaacccgagaggcagagcgccGCTgatgcgcagccgtcgccgaaacccgagaggcggagcgccgctgctgacacgcagccgtcgccgaaacccgagaggcggagcgccgctgacgcgcagccgtcgccgaaacccgagaggcggagtgcCGCTGAACTGGAATCACCACcggaacccgagaggcggagcgccgctgacgcgcagccgtcgccgaaacccgagaggcggagcgccgctgacgcgcagccgtcgccgaaacccgagaggcggagcgccgctgatgcgcagccgtcgccgaaacccgagaggcggagcgccgctgacgcggaACCGCCTCGCAAACGCAAGAGGCGGAGGGCAGCGGACATTGAActatcatcacccgaacccaagaggcggaggatCGGTGACGTGGAACGGCCACGCAAACccaagaggccgagggccgccgacgtggaaccatcattacccgaacccaagaggcggagggtcggTGACGTGGAACTGCCACGCAAACGCAAGAGGCCGCAGGCCGCCGACGTGGAACCATCAttacccgaacccaagaggcggaggttgaattAG